CACTATTGGAGAAAATAACAGATGGTTTTTCTGATAAGCTGGAAATTGGAAGAGGTGGCTTTGCGGTGGTTTATAAGGTATGCAAAAACGCTCTCATGATGCCCGCACTCTGACTCTAGTTTGATCAAAGTTTATCCGAAATGATAGCTCAAAGTTTATTCTTGCACGGTCTCACTGCTGCAGGCAATGCTTGATAATGGCATTATCGCTGTAAAGAGGATGTCCAATACGTACATGTATGAGAAAGAATTCCACCGAGAGGTGGAATGTCTAATGAAGGTGAAGCACAAAAACCTTGTGCGATTTCTCGGATATTGTGCTGACACCCAAGGGAATATGGGAAGCTACAACGGGAAAATGGTTATGGCAGATGTGCAACAAAGATTGCTCTGCTTTGAGTATCTACCTAAAGGAAGTCTTGATGATTATATTACAGGTAGGTTCATGTTTTCGTTTAATTTTCTTCATGGAATATTACTTGGTTGGTTCAACCTACTCAAGCATATAGCTGAAAATCTACCGTGCAATATGCTATCTTGCATTCAGAAATCAAGGAAGTGTCTTAAATATATACTAAATTAAATCCCATTTCTCATCTCCCTTTTGTAGACTCTTTTGGAGAATTTGAATGGAGAAAGTGCTACCAAGTAATAAAAGGGATATGCGAAGGGCTAAATTATCTTCACCAAAACAATATCATGCACTTAGACCTAAAACCCGGAAATATATTATTGGATGAAGATGTGATGCCGAAAATTACTGATTTTGGACTATCAAGGTGTTTTGAGGAAGGCCAGACACGAGTCATTACTGAAAATGTGGGCGGAACGATGTAAGCCAACTTAAGCCTCTTGGAAGCTAAATCTGTGAAAAAAATAGCTATAATGTAATTTTATATTGCAATCGCTCAACATATTACTAATTGACCAGACTATATGTCTTTGCAGAGGATATTTGGCACCAGAATTCCATACTGGTGAAATCACACACAAATTTGACTTGTACAGTCTTGGTGTTATAGTTATGGAGATGTTGACCGGAAAGAAGGGGTATCAAAGTATTGAAGATGTATTGAagattattttaacctctagtctctaatcaccacccctcatcacttctcaatttattcttttatcacccctcatcattccaaatcatctaacttcccaaccggtcacccatccctctcactactccagcccaagcacgcttaacttccgggttctattctcccacgctccaagtctgcacttgttgttttcctgacaataataagatgtcaatcctattaaccttcaggaattttgcttgagcatgaagtgacacatttcactgtttgagtttgaaactattgttttaaaaaacaataattatttagtaacactaatatttcttgaataattagtttgaccattgtttgaccacagtttgaccacagttgaccacagtttgaccagatttgaccaaaattgaaataattaaaataattatttagtaacactaatattctagaataattagtttgaccattgtttgaccatagtttgcccactgtttgaatttttttcaattttttccactctagatcttacaagccccgtaactttttttctattaggtttttaaGGATTTTgaaaatttggatgtaacttttcgagtagatgatttttcatataaaaaactttttcatccgagttagtatgcaaaagttatgcccatttttacaaatttcagagagattttgcaaataaagtcaaaattcacatttgcaaattttcccaacaactagaccacatatcacatgagaaacttattttcttttatttttttaacatttccattattttcttttattttttttaaaactgaaaaggcgatccccgggggggggggtagagtttgaaaatgggacctttagtaccggttcgtggcacgaaccgggactaaaggtctcaaccccattagttccggttcgtgccacaaaccgcgactaaaagggaggagctttagtcgcggttggcctggccaaccgcgactaaaggcctttgggcacctttagtcgcggttggcctggccaaccgcgactaaagcccgcgagcgccctgggcccaggcatttggtcgcggttcatctgccgaaccgcgactaaagacttcattagtcgcggttcctacagtttcgcgactaatggggctggacggaagcctctttttctactagtgtaagaaaTTAATTACGCATGCATGGTCCAATCAACACCCAGGAAAACCTCCATGCATAGTGCAAGCGCGTTCATTTTCTTTTTGAAGGGTGCAAGCGCGTTCATTTATTAGAGAGAGAGTTTAACTGCTGCTTTTCGCCTAGCCCAATCCACGCATgtctaagggggtgtttggttcagaagtcctaggactttttctagtcccaaggACTAATTAAAAAAGACTCTCCAGTAGAGTCTTTTTTTAGTCCCtatagaaaaagtccctcccgtttggttcctagggactttttagggactttttctagtctctgagACTAAAAGGCCCctgagactaaaaagtccctgaaccaaacaccccctaagtcACGATGCCCATCCTAGAGTATCTCCCAGAACTTGTTGGTTAGTTTGTTGGTAAATAtatccatgtcatcaaccaacaatgTATCATACAAGTACTCCAATGATTGTATGTAAGATTGACCAATAGAAGGTGAGAGAATATGAAAGCTTGCTGTCTTTCTCTTTCTTTACATTGGGGCTTGTGCACACGTTGTTGGGTCATGTTCGTACAACCTCACACGCTTTCTTCATTTATTACTTGACACCTCATCAATGCTTACATAGAAAATTTACCAACAAGTATCTTACAACTATTGGAGACGCcctatgcacctggacggagggagtacttttttctAACAAAACACATTAAATGAGAGCTCTTTTAGACATCTCGTAGTGGAgagtatcatgcacatgatactagtCCATGATGCTACTTTTCCAATGCATAGTATCATACACTTGTACTATGATACTCAGTGGCGGAGCCAGAGCTTTTCTGGAGCCTGGGCAAGTTCGAGCCTTAGGTGAAAGAAATTTGGGTGTTTGGAGTACAACATATAAAATGACACCAAATTTCCGAATCAAAAATTCCATTAATATATTATATGTTGGATATCAGGAGAATAGTCACAATTTTTTCATCTTTCTTGGAACATGCTCAACCTCATTTGGATTAAACTAATCGGCAACGTTAGGTGGTGGCTGTGGCTCTACTTCTGTTTCCGATTACACTCTATTCACATTTGGAGTGCTTGGTCTATTAACCCAAAACCTCCTCATCACCGAATTATATGATTTAAATCTTGAAGTTAACATCAACTATTTAGAACAAATCTTTACTACAATCACGAAGAATCGTCACCAGTGACCAATTACCCACACCCTGACCTTAAAATAAGGCCCAATCTTGGAGTATCTGGCGGATCCgttgcggctccaccagctgctagGCACGCACCCATGCTAGCCTTCGCGGCTGATCCGTCTCCATTTCGCGGCTGATCCATTCCCCGTCTCGAATGTGAATAGCCAAACAGGCGGGGCCACAGAGGGGTGGAGCGATCGACCGATTGTGCCTCATCTCAAGTAAATGAGTTTTGCTACACCCACGTGTAATTACGAGGTGAAGGGGGTTAGGGAGCGATTTGACAGCGTATAATTGGACATTAATGAGGCAGCCGGCCGACCCTGAAATTCAGAGGAGTTTGGTTAGTGTGGAAGCAAGTTTCGTCCGTTCCAAAATAAATTTGAACAAAAACCATGACATATATTTTGGAGCTTATGTTTTTTAGAGAGAGTAAAAAGCTTTATGTTTTTGTAGTTTTGttcattccaaaataagtgtcatgcttttagttcaaatttgagctGAAAGCACGAAACTTGTTTTGGAACAACGGAGTAAAAAGCTTACTTTTTTTAGAGAGTAAAAAGCTCTTCTAGGTCTAGCATTTTTCCAAGTAAACAAAGCAACAGCCGATGAGCCCAACCACATATCTTAGGTAGCCCATTACAGAAGGAAACACAAGTAAACAACAATTAGCCCATTAATCTATTGTATTAATCCAGCTACTACTACACTAGTAGGCCTTCTCGTTTCATGAAGTGAGCAAACGGAAGCCCGTTTCGGCCACTTCTGCCCAGGTAAACCATGGTGGGATGACAATTTTTCTAGTTGTGACATGGCCATCGCTAGCTTCCATGTAGCTAGTGAGCCCGGGCAAGTGCCCAGGCTAGCCGGGCGTTGGCTCCGCCACTGATGATACTGTATTATAAACCATCTCTCACATAATTAATTATAGTATCACATCATATTTTTTCTTTGGTGGCAATGCATCATACTCTCCCACTATGGGAGGTATTAGATACAACAATAAAATATAATCCATTGAAGAGCTATATCTAAATAAGCATTTAATGCATATGATATagtttactccctccgttcaggtgtataagtcacattacgaaaaccagaTTTTTCCAAAACGTTTAGGCGCCGTTCATTAACTTCCCATCTCGATCCCCTTCCAGCCTCGTTCACCAGCGAGATTTGCCTCCACTGCCTCGTTATCTTCTAGTGAAAACCCCCTTTCTCCCGTGTTTTTCTCAGGCAATGACCAATGCATGTAGCACGTCTATACTTTGATTAGGCAAGAAATCAAAGCGGCTTTGCATGCTAGAAGTACGtaggcctgcatgggtagctaaaaCGTCATCTTCTTAACTGCCGCAATTAAATGCTACGCCCTCCGTCCGGTGAAGGATGTACATTTAGCTTTGAAATTTGTTCACAAAAGAGTGTAATTCTATCTTTCCAATGCACtttaaaatagaaaaaaattatttctctctcatcacacggtaatcaagaccaataacattcAACGCACGGTCTttttaatttctacatgcacttagctcattgggggttAGGTAATTAtagaggagagagatggtggcttgcacctttccaatgcattttttactccacttcataatttgtcctaaaatatTTCTATATGTACACTTTTCATCCGATGAAGGGAGTACGTTTAGAAGAAAGAAATGAGCGCTTTGATTGGAAAGAGGGCCGGTCTAGATTtttcttctcctccaatctgcttgcacctaggtcgcgCTGCACCTTCTAATATGACTTatacacctggacggagggagtgaAATATAATGCATTGGCAGTGCCTTAAATAtaagctgccaatggaattttttttttgcaaagtcAACGGAATACTAATTAAATTGACCACTCTCGT
Above is a window of Triticum aestivum cultivar Chinese Spring chromosome 6B, IWGSC CS RefSeq v2.1, whole genome shotgun sequence DNA encoding:
- the LOC123133371 gene encoding cysteine-rich receptor-like protein kinase 19 produces the protein MDLRVSITQIELECMLVDDDAEPKALPFPLLEKITDGFSDKLEIGRGGFAVVYKAMLDNGIIAVKRMSNTYMYEKEFHREVECLMKVKHKNLVRFLGYCADTQGNMGSYNGKMVMADVQQRLLCFEYLPKGSLDDYITDSFGEFEWRKCYQVIKGICEGLNYLHQNNIMHLDLKPGNILLDEDVMPKITDFGLSRCFEEGQTRVITENVGGTIGYLAPEFHTGEITHKFDLYSLGVIVMEMLTGKKGYQSIEDVLKIILTSSL